TGCCCTTTCCAGGGGCGCCTGGGAGGCGTACCACGTCGCTCCTGTGTTAGGAGAAATATTTAGTGGCACTAAAAATGACGCTCCGGCCGCCTAGCTACTGAAAGGTCTCCACGCCCCTCTGTCTGCTCTACCAAAGGCAACACCcacatcattttttaaatattcttttacatCAATAAATAATACAGCTTCCGGATAAAATGATGGTGAGGTGTGCCATGAAATAGTacacacaccttatatatatatatataatatatatatatatatatatatatatatatatatatatatatatatatatatatatatatatatatatatacatatatctatatatatatatatatatacatatattatgtatatacatataatatatttatattgtatatatatatatatatatatatcatatataatgtatatatatatacatatatatgtttaatatatatatacatatatatatatacatattatatatgtatatatatatgttatattatatataaatatttataatatatatacatacgtttatgtatgtatgtatgtatgtatgtatgtatgtatatatatatatatatatatatatatatatatgtgtgtgtgtgtgtgtgtatagtatataattacattatagtataatatatatatatatatatatatatatatatatatatatatatatatatatatatatacatacatacatacacatgtattccTTCTCGTTCGATGAATTGTAAGACGACATTATTATACAGAGCCAAAGATTAAAGATACTAACGATGATTGTCGCTATCCACCATGCTTATTAATCAATTATGACAAGAGCGAATCATCGCTCAATATTCGTCACTGTAGCATAGAGAATTAATAGTTCAGTAGTGAAGAGAATGGTTGAAAATTTCTCTCGATTTGTGTTAATGGTTATAGTATAATGTCCtggggaaaaaattccaaaatcaacagtATCTGTTTGGTAGTGTGAGTTACATGTTGTCAACCTACAGTTATCTCGTTTCCCATTttgttcagttattattattattatcatcattactactactactactactactactacctactaacACCTTCGTGGCACAAGGAAAATTTCCCATTAAAGACTTTTACTATCtaagaataaagaaaactgactcaaaaagaaaagaaaaacaaaagcaatatatCACCTGGCGTTTAACTTCTAAATTAAGTGAGAAGCTTTCAGTCAGAGTAAGTCATTAACTTCTATTACCGAGAACAAAAGGAGTCTGCAGACTACCAATAGAAAGTGAAAGTAGGTCTCCacccattctcctttttctttattttctagctTTCGCCAATTTCCTCTTGacctttttttaaattccaatAGATATTCATGGCAATGGATAAATTATTGACTtaagttgttttattcttttgttttgaaaattacttttatggCCACTTTGTGAGTGTTGTTTTCGAAGTTTTCTTATCCATCTGGATAAGTCTTAAGTATTCTCGCTTTTTCTTTGAGCAATTAATCCTTCCACATAATGACTACTTCAAATCTTTTGGTTATATTTGACTCTGAATCAAGCCTTAGATAAACACACTCActgataggtgtgtgtgtgtgtgtgtgtgtgtgtgtgaaggttctcTTGAACTCTCTCGTCATAAGTCTTTAATATAACTAAATCTTCCGGTCCAAAACTTACAAAATTTCCAAGATGGCCAGTTAGCTAATTACCCGAGTCTAATATGCAGCAGaaacttttttcttgttttatactACCATACATCAGACAGGATGAAGTTTCTATCATTTTACTTCCCAGTAAGAAGCCCAATATTTAATAGAACcctattcttttttctttctttctttttcttttttttttttttttttacgatgacGATACACCTAACATATTTCAACAGAGAAAAGAACTTCATTAACgcttctcttttgtttttccttgtatTTCTTTCTCTACTTTTAGGATTATCTCCGTTCATTACTGATCTCTTAGCCAAAAGTACTgtctgctctacgagcaagagacCGTAATAGCATAAGgccataataaaaaaacaacagtcAGTTACTTAGACAATTCTCAAAGCTATGTTGCAGTGTATTTCATACAATTCACAGCTTTTAATAAAGTGTAAGTttcatttgttattgtttttattgcttaGACATAATATCGGTTTAGTTTCtcgttatttttattcctttgcaGATTTCATTGTGTCTGTTTCATATTTCATTGTCTGTCTTCTCTCATAATCTCGATACGTGAACATCttctaaaaggaaatgaataatgtttttcttcctGTAGATACTACAACTGAGCTgtgtgtagtttttatttaatttttccagacatagattggtggaagaatttaAGTCATATCTCTCCATAAactatagatacaaaaatttttgtaatgaaaaatgaattcccaagtaaacaaaatgTTCTTAAACTTCCTGGAGAAAGACATTTACCTTTACTTTTGTATAATTAAACACAAATTTTATCTTTGGTTCACAGACTTGTAATAGCGATATTTCTATTTGTGTTTTTAAATAACTGAGTTTCActtgtaaataatataatttataaaaagtaGTCAAAATTTGTATCACattaatttactttcttttttcgctgtattacattattattcttatttttacatttttgtgagCTTTTCAAAAATAATACTTCTTATAAGACTACCGTCATTTTAATGAAGTGAGTTCCATACTGAAAAAAAAGATTGTTaaactttttcatttccatttatagtcaatattgttttcattgttcgcatattaatatttttatgatattcatGTTCCCAGTAAATTTCGTTTTTTATTCATACAATTAGATTCACATAGTTCAGTAATGGAAACGTAGATGAGCATAATAACTAGAAAATGACACTCGTAATTCCTGTGGGAATAACATTTTGACCCAAAgtgaaaattgaaatgaaaaactgCAGTCAATTTGAACATTTATTTCTTAACAGGCTTAATAATCTTACATTTAAGAAAACAAGCTCGTATGCACTATTATGTAACCTATTTTAAATATTACAGAAGGAATGTTTCTTAGCCTAAACTCTCAAAGAACATGTTAACTTTATGGCACTCTTTGActagaaacacacacataatacattgTCTTACTTTAAAGAGATACAAaatatcatgtaaaaaaaatcacaaatcttGTTCATGTTCTCAAAATTGTACTataaaatatgagaataaaatatGCATCTAAATTACAGACATTATAACTTTTCAGTTGGGATACCTTCACTTTCTTCTCAGTTGATTATTCATTAGCTTGCAAAATTCTCATTGTACGAGAAATATTCATTTCATCAGTCTGGAAAAAGACGATTTTTTCCCAACAATATGTCTTTGTCCTTAACAACGAGAAAGTAACACGATGGCAAAGTTATAACAGATGACAACgtctgaatattaataattttttaaagtcaCTTTCAAAATCCAATTAATTGCACAGTTCACTGGGAAATGTCAAGTTATCCATATCCGCCCAAAGCATCATGTCTAGGGTATCGGAAACACACGGCGTGGGAATATTCTTGAAGACATCGAAACTGTCCTCCAGATGCCCCGAGTCATCGGAGAAGAGCTCCTCCAAGTCACTGTTGCTCCCGACGGAGCCTCGGCTCGTCGAGAAGGAACTCGAGGATGACTCGATGCTGCTAGTTGAGGAACAGAGGTCCGGTAACTGGGAGAACTGAGGGATGCAGTGGTGGGTATAATGGGGCATTGGAGTCTCATACTGAATGACCATCGAATGCCCACCGGGTGCCCCGGTATTGAAGGAATGCTGGAAAGAATCCTTGATCGTATTCTCGATGGAGTCCTGCAAAGAATGCTGGATGGAACACAAGTCCACCTCGTTGTCATCGGCCAACACCTCGGATAGTGACCGGATGTAGTTGGCCGCTAGTCGTAGTGTGGTGATCTTAGTCATCGTGCAGGAGGTGGCCTGGATTTCCATAGCGTCTGGAAGGACCTTCCGTAAGGTTTCGAAGGCGTTGTTGATCTCCTTCATACGATGGCGCTCGCGAGCGTTCGCCGTTTTCCTTCGGTACTTTGATAAAGGGGCAGGTCGAGATTTAGTGCGGACTCTTTTAAGAGGTACCTCCTGACGAACCTTTTCCTGCTGGAGCCTCTTGATGATGGTTCGAGGGCGAAGACCATACTTCTCACCTGATCTTCTGTTCCTGCTGTCGTTGTTGGTGTCTTGGCTTTGATTCTCTGTCCTCTCCATCTCTAACGAAGTGTCTAGCATCGCAATAAATTCAGCTGTGATAAGTATTTCAAAGCATTGAAATCACCAAAGGGACCTTGCTTATGGTGCGAATAACAGTAATAAGTTTCAACTTTAGGTTTGGCGAAGTCCTTTGAAGCAATATCACTAATAGGTTCTTTATGTATAATTAAAGAACTAAGAAGTATATCAACAAAAATGTAAGACAGTTCGaagcacagaaaataaaataacgcgCACAAttccttataattttcttttcctgtCTGATACTTTTCTCTCGAACcggatattgttgttattgtttttgttcctGTGGGAATGGCCGACCCCGTCTAGCACAGCGCCTCCCCGAAACTTCCTTTTAGGACGAGCAAATATGTTACCAAATAAGTCAAGATCCTCAGTTCACCTTTAGTGATTTTCCGACCGGCGTCTTCCGACCTCCTTCCGGGCCAAAGGAGAGGCTGTCAGCTCCAGATCTTTGAACGGGGGCTGGTCGACGTCTTCTCTAAATAAGAAAACTAAAATCTGGCC
This window of the Macrobrachium nipponense isolate FS-2020 chromosome 5, ASM1510439v2, whole genome shotgun sequence genome carries:
- the LOC135215969 gene encoding neurogenic differentiation factor 1-like, which translates into the protein MLDTSLEMERTENQSQDTNNDSRNRRSGEKYGLRPRTIIKRLQQEKVRQEVPLKRVRTKSRPAPLSKYRRKTANARERHRMKEINNAFETLRKVLPDAMEIQATSCTMTKITTLRLAANYIRSLSEVLADDNEVDLCSIQHSLQDSIENTIKDSFQHSFNTGAPGGHSMVIQYETPMPHYTHHCIPQFSQLPDLCSSTSSIESSSSSFSTSRGSVGSNSDLEELFSDDSGHLEDSFDVFKNIPTPCVSDTLDMMLWADMDNLTFPSELCN